From one Acidimicrobiales bacterium genomic stretch:
- a CDS encoding Gfo/Idh/MocA family oxidoreductase yields MRAAVLGLGAVGARVARQLASTPGIDQVVLRDPRRDRRQEVAASLGEVAIAEDEAVTAPPEADVVVLALPPGSHAAAALPLVERGISVVSTSDAVEDVEALLDLGPAAEVRGVHVVVGAAFSPGLTCLLARHAADLFDEVTEIHVARLGTGGPECARQHHRALGGTAVDWRDGGWQRRPAGSGRELCWFPDPVGAADCYRAALPDALLLVNALGEIDRVTARLAATRRDRLTARLPMLRRPHPEGTVGAVRAEVRGRIDGRYETIVYGAFDRPGVASGAVAAVVATAAARRELGVAPGAGGLAASSRARDLLAHLAERGVKTAAFTG; encoded by the coding sequence ATGCGGGCCGCCGTCCTGGGACTCGGCGCCGTGGGGGCCCGAGTCGCCCGCCAGCTGGCCTCGACGCCGGGGATCGACCAGGTCGTCCTGCGCGACCCCCGGCGCGACCGGCGCCAGGAGGTGGCGGCCTCGCTGGGCGAGGTGGCGATCGCCGAGGACGAGGCGGTGACCGCGCCGCCCGAGGCCGATGTCGTGGTCCTGGCCCTCCCGCCCGGCTCCCACGCCGCCGCCGCGCTCCCCTTGGTGGAGCGGGGGATCTCGGTGGTCTCCACCTCGGACGCCGTCGAGGACGTCGAGGCCCTGCTCGACCTGGGGCCGGCGGCCGAGGTGCGGGGCGTGCACGTCGTGGTGGGGGCGGCCTTCTCGCCGGGGCTCACCTGCCTGCTGGCCCGGCACGCCGCCGACCTGTTCGACGAGGTGACCGAGATCCACGTGGCCCGCTTGGGCACCGGCGGGCCGGAGTGCGCCCGCCAGCACCACCGGGCCCTGGGGGGCACGGCCGTGGACTGGCGCGACGGGGGCTGGCAGCGCCGCCCGGCGGGCTCGGGGCGGGAGCTGTGCTGGTTCCCGGATCCGGTGGGGGCGGCCGACTGCTACCGGGCCGCCCTGCCCGACGCCCTCCTGCTGGTGAACGCCCTGGGCGAGATCGACCGGGTCACGGCCCGTCTGGCCGCCACGCGGCGCGACCGGCTGACGGCCCGGCTGCCCATGCTGCGCCGGCCGCACCCCGAGGGGACGGTGGGGGCGGTGCGGGCCGAGGTCCGGGGCCGGATCGACGGGCGGTACGAGACCATCGTGTACGGCGCCTTTGACCGGCCGGGGGTGGCCAGCGGGGCGGTGGCCGCGGTCGTGGCGACGGCGGCGGCGCGCCGCGAGCTCGGGGTGGCTCCCGGCGCCGGCGGCCTGGCCGCCTCGTCCCGAGCCCGCGATCTGCTGGCCCACCTGGCCGAGAGGGGGGTCAAGACGGCGGCGTTCACTGGGTGA